One Gossypium raimondii isolate GPD5lz chromosome 3, ASM2569854v1, whole genome shotgun sequence genomic window carries:
- the LOC105796337 gene encoding LOW QUALITY PROTEIN: uncharacterized protein LOC105796337 (The sequence of the model RefSeq protein was modified relative to this genomic sequence to represent the inferred CDS: inserted 1 base in 1 codon) gives MGERKVLNKCYPPDFDPSKLPRVRRPKNQQMKVRMMLPLNIRCNTCGNYIYKGTKFNSRREXVIGETYLGIQIFRFYFKCTKCSAEMTIKTDPQNSDYVVESGATRNFEPWRAEDAEAEKERWKRESEEMGDAMKSLENRTLDSKREMDILAALDEMKSMKSRHATVSVDSMLEALQRTAAEKEKKIEEEDEALIKSIFQKPKEFVRRISDDVCNDDEDLTRLLSGNGETSNDGLKI, from the exons ATGGGAGAAAGAAAAGTACTGAACAAATGTTACCCGCCGGACTTCGATCCGTCCAAGCTTCCGAGGGTCCGGCGACCGAAGAATCAACAGATGAAGGTTCGTATGATGCTTCCGCTGAACATACGTTGTAATACCTGCGGAAACTATATTTATAAAGGCACCAAGTTCAATTCACGCAGAG ATGTTATCGGCGAG ACATATTTGGGAATCCAAATATTTAGGTTTTATTTCAAATGCACCAAGTGCTCTGCGGAGATGACGATAAAGACTGATCCACAAAATTCAGATTATGTTGTTGAATCGGGTGCAACAAGAAATTTTGAACCTTGGCGTGCTGAAGATGCG GAAGCGGAGAAAGAGAGATGGAAAAGGGAATCTGAAGAAATGGGGGATGCGATGAAATCTTTGGAGAACAGAACGTTGGATTCAAAAAGAGAGATGGATATCCTTGCTGCGCTTGATGAAATGAAGTCTATGAAG TCCAGACATGCTACGGTGAGCGTAGATTCAATGCTGGAGGCCTTGCAACGCACTGCCGCAGAAAAG gaaaagaaaatagaagaagaagatgaagccCTCATTAAATCGATTTTCCAG AAGCCAAAGGAATTTGTTCGAAGGATTTCAGATGATGTTTGCAACGATGATGAGGATCTGACCCGTTTATTGAGTGGCAATGGTGAAACCTCAAATGATGGCTTAAAGATCTGA